The Gadus macrocephalus chromosome 13, ASM3116895v1 genome includes a window with the following:
- the LOC132470114 gene encoding rap1 GTPase-activating protein 1-like isoform X3, translated as MSQRRRSCTFGAYGGVHNTPSRTRSLWKQDGRIPRLSDRVEPSPACFGPPSSPLSIPKASRMDEQRCTLPPPLKTEEDYIPYPSVHEVLGRTSPFPLILLPQFGGYWIEGTNHEPRIPPDTEQPLPATPTGAGGSNIKLETNSLAKTYRKQFMGKEHFNYYTMDAVLGQLVFSLKYDVIGDQEHLRLMLRTKFKTHHDVIPISCLTEFPNVVQMAKLVCEEVNVDRFYPVLYPKASRLIVTFDEHVISNNFKFGVVYQKFSQTTEEELFGNMDESPAFVEFLEFLGQKIELHDFKGFRGGLDVTHGQTGTESYYTNFHNKEIMFHVSTKLPYTEGDSQQLQRKRHIGNDIVAVVFQEENTPFVPDMIASNFLHAYVVVQVENACSQDVTYKVSVTARDDVPFFGPALPDPAIFKKGPEFHEFLFTKLINAEYACYKAEKFAKLEERTRSALLETLYEELHLNTQAMMGLGGDDEKLENGAAAGGGGGFFESFKRVIRSRSQSMDAVGLTSKRSHTVSTSHSGSFTHNPAESPKAPGISLLVPGKSPGRYGRRGSAIGIGTIEESLIIPGKSPTRKKSGPFSSRRSSAIGIENIQEVQERSRDVSPNTQRTPDGSHMFQDAKEFSSNHSSPETTTARNSSALCCRAPSIPEAQDMSRSSSNASSFASVVEEHDGEPEVGDDYDTGLESLSSAGTPHKRDSFMYSSWTEDGFCSPGPGGGSPGSVRPDLAKEAEPKGTEAQAKTEQPPGQEPKTPSRPALQDTRRCHVNSTTDPEDDQS; from the exons GCTAGCAGGATGGACGAGCAACGctgcaccctccctccccccctcaaa ACGGAGGAGGACTACATACCATACCCCAGTGTCCATGAG GTCCTGGGTCGTACGAGCCCCTTCCCCCTTATCCTGCTGCCCCAGTTTGGGGGCTACTGGATCGAGGGGACCAATCACGAGCCCCGGATCCCCCCGGACACAGAGCAGCCCCTGCCTGCCACCCCCACCGGGGCGGGGGGGTCCAACATCAAGCTGGAGACCAACAGCCTGGCTAAGACCTACAGGAAACAGTTCATGGGCAAG GAACACTTTAACTACTACACCATGGACGCCGTCCTGGGACAGCTGGTGTTCTCCCTGAAGTATGACGTCATCGGGGACCAGGAGCACCTGAGGCTGATGCTCAG GACCAAGTTCAAAACCCACCACGACGTCATCCCCATCTCCTGCCTGACCGAGTTCCCCAACGTGGTTCAGATGGCCAAG CTTGTTTGTGAGGAGGTGAATGTGGATCGATTCTACCCGGTTCTGTACCCGAAG GCCTCCAGACTCATCGTCACGTTTGACGAGCACGTTATCAGCAACAACTTCAAGTTCGGCGTGGTCTATCAGAAGTTCAGCCAG ACCACCGAAGAAGAACTCTTTGGGAACATGGATGAAAGTCCTGCCTTTGTGGAGTTCCTGGAGTTTCTGGGCCAGAAGATTGAGCTCCATGATTTCAAAGG GTTCCGTGGTGGTCTGGACGTCACCCACGGGCAGACAGGGACCGAGTCGTATTACACTAACTTCCACAACAAGGAGATCATGTTCCATGTTTCCACCAAGCTGCCCTACACAGAGGGAGACTCACAGCAG TTGCAGAGGAAGAGGCACATAGGAAATGATATCGTGGCGGTGGTGTTCCAGGAGGAGAACACGCCCTTTGTCCCGGACATGATAGCCTCCAACTTCCTGCACGCCTacgtggtggtgcaggtggagaACGCCTGCAGCCAAGATGTCACCTATAAG GTGTCGGTGACGGCCCGAGATGACGTACCGTTCTTTGGACCCGCCCTGCCCGACCCGGCCATCTTcaaaaag GGCCCGGAGTTCCATGAGTTCCTCTTCACCAAGCTCATTAATGCGGAGTATGCGTGCTACAAGGCGGAGAAGTTTGCCAAGCTCGAG gagcgGACACGCTCGGCCCTGCTGGAGACCCTGTACGAGGAGCTGCACCTGAACACCCAGGCCATGATGGGACTGGGGGGCGACGACGAGAAGCTGGAGAACGGGGCcgcagcggggggaggggggggcttctTCGAGTCCTTTAAG AGGGTGATTCGCAGCAGGAGCCAGTCTATGGACGCCGTGGGGCTCACTAGCAAGCGGTCACACACTGTCTCCACTAGTCACAGCGGCAGCTTTACCCACAATCCCGCTGAGAGCCCCAAAGCCCCAGGGATA TCATTGCTTGTCCCCGGCAAAAGCCCCGGTAGATACGGACGTCGCGGCAGTGCCATAGGGATAGGCACCATAGAAGAG TCCCTGATCATTCCAGGGAAGAGCCCCACCAGGAAGAAGTCGGGACCCTTCAGCTCGCGCCGCAGCAGTGCCATCGGCATCGAGAACATCCAGGAGGtgcaggagaggag TCGGGACGTTTCCCCCAACACACAGAGGACTCCAGATGGTAGCCATATGTTCCAGGACGCCAAAGAGTTCTCCTCCAATCACAGCTCTCCAGAGACAACCACAGCCAGGAACAG CTCTGCTCTGTGCTGCAGGGCTCCTTCCATCCCGGAGGCCCAGGACatgtcccgctcctcctccaacgCCAGCAGCTTCGCCAGCGTGGTGGAGGAACACGACGGAGAACCAGAGGTCGGGGACGACTACGACACGGGACTG GAGAGCCTGTCCTCGGCTGGGACGCCCCACAAGAGGGACTCCTTCATGTACAGCTCCTGGACCGAGGACGGCTTCTGCAGCCCCGGCCCGGGGGGAGGGTCACCAG GGTCTGTGCGGCCCGATCTCGCCAAGGAGGCGGAGCCAAAAGGGACAGAAGCCCAGGCCAAGACGGAGCAGCCCCCCGGCCAGGAACCCAAGACCCCAtcg AGGCCCGCCCTGCAGGACACGAGGCGTTGCCACGTCAACTCCACCACCGACCCGGAAGACGACCAGAGTTAG
- the LOC132470114 gene encoding rap1 GTPase-activating protein 1-like isoform X13, translating to MSQRRRSCTFGAYGGVHNTPSRTRSLWKQDGRIPRLSDRVEPSPACFGPPSSPLSIPKASRMDEQRCTLPPPLKTEEDYIPYPSVHEVLGRTSPFPLILLPQFGGYWIEGTNHEPRIPPDTEQPLPATPTGAGGSNIKLETNSLAKTYRKQFMGKEHFNYYTMDAVLGQLVFSLKYDVIGDQEHLRLMLRTKFKTHHDVIPISCLTEFPNVVQMAKLVCEEVNVDRFYPVLYPKASRLIVTFDEHVISNNFKFGVVYQKFSQTTEEELFGNMDESPAFVEFLEFLGQKIELHDFKGFRGGLDVTHGQTGTESYYTNFHNKEIMFHVSTKLPYTEGDSQQLQRKRHIGNDIVAVVFQEENTPFVPDMIASNFLHAYVVVQVENACSQDVTYKVSVTARDDVPFFGPALPDPAIFKKGPEFHEFLFTKLINAEYACYKAEKFAKLEERTRSALLETLYEELHLNTQAMMGLGGDDEKLENGAAAGGGGGFFESFKSLIIPGKSPTRKKSGPFSSRRSSAIGIENIQEVQERSRDVSPNTQRTPDGSHMFQDAKEFSSNHSSPETTTARNSSALCCRAPSIPEAQDMSRSSSNASSFASVVEEHDGEPEVGDDYDTGLESLSSAGTPHKRDSFMYSSWTEDGFCSPGPGGGSPGSVRPDLAKEAEPKGTEAQAKTEQPPGQEPKTPSKRPALQDTRRCHVNSTTDPEDDQS from the exons GCTAGCAGGATGGACGAGCAACGctgcaccctccctccccccctcaaa ACGGAGGAGGACTACATACCATACCCCAGTGTCCATGAG GTCCTGGGTCGTACGAGCCCCTTCCCCCTTATCCTGCTGCCCCAGTTTGGGGGCTACTGGATCGAGGGGACCAATCACGAGCCCCGGATCCCCCCGGACACAGAGCAGCCCCTGCCTGCCACCCCCACCGGGGCGGGGGGGTCCAACATCAAGCTGGAGACCAACAGCCTGGCTAAGACCTACAGGAAACAGTTCATGGGCAAG GAACACTTTAACTACTACACCATGGACGCCGTCCTGGGACAGCTGGTGTTCTCCCTGAAGTATGACGTCATCGGGGACCAGGAGCACCTGAGGCTGATGCTCAG GACCAAGTTCAAAACCCACCACGACGTCATCCCCATCTCCTGCCTGACCGAGTTCCCCAACGTGGTTCAGATGGCCAAG CTTGTTTGTGAGGAGGTGAATGTGGATCGATTCTACCCGGTTCTGTACCCGAAG GCCTCCAGACTCATCGTCACGTTTGACGAGCACGTTATCAGCAACAACTTCAAGTTCGGCGTGGTCTATCAGAAGTTCAGCCAG ACCACCGAAGAAGAACTCTTTGGGAACATGGATGAAAGTCCTGCCTTTGTGGAGTTCCTGGAGTTTCTGGGCCAGAAGATTGAGCTCCATGATTTCAAAGG GTTCCGTGGTGGTCTGGACGTCACCCACGGGCAGACAGGGACCGAGTCGTATTACACTAACTTCCACAACAAGGAGATCATGTTCCATGTTTCCACCAAGCTGCCCTACACAGAGGGAGACTCACAGCAG TTGCAGAGGAAGAGGCACATAGGAAATGATATCGTGGCGGTGGTGTTCCAGGAGGAGAACACGCCCTTTGTCCCGGACATGATAGCCTCCAACTTCCTGCACGCCTacgtggtggtgcaggtggagaACGCCTGCAGCCAAGATGTCACCTATAAG GTGTCGGTGACGGCCCGAGATGACGTACCGTTCTTTGGACCCGCCCTGCCCGACCCGGCCATCTTcaaaaag GGCCCGGAGTTCCATGAGTTCCTCTTCACCAAGCTCATTAATGCGGAGTATGCGTGCTACAAGGCGGAGAAGTTTGCCAAGCTCGAG gagcgGACACGCTCGGCCCTGCTGGAGACCCTGTACGAGGAGCTGCACCTGAACACCCAGGCCATGATGGGACTGGGGGGCGACGACGAGAAGCTGGAGAACGGGGCcgcagcggggggaggggggggcttctTCGAGTCCTTTAAG TCCCTGATCATTCCAGGGAAGAGCCCCACCAGGAAGAAGTCGGGACCCTTCAGCTCGCGCCGCAGCAGTGCCATCGGCATCGAGAACATCCAGGAGGtgcaggagaggag TCGGGACGTTTCCCCCAACACACAGAGGACTCCAGATGGTAGCCATATGTTCCAGGACGCCAAAGAGTTCTCCTCCAATCACAGCTCTCCAGAGACAACCACAGCCAGGAACAG CTCTGCTCTGTGCTGCAGGGCTCCTTCCATCCCGGAGGCCCAGGACatgtcccgctcctcctccaacgCCAGCAGCTTCGCCAGCGTGGTGGAGGAACACGACGGAGAACCAGAGGTCGGGGACGACTACGACACGGGACTG GAGAGCCTGTCCTCGGCTGGGACGCCCCACAAGAGGGACTCCTTCATGTACAGCTCCTGGACCGAGGACGGCTTCTGCAGCCCCGGCCCGGGGGGAGGGTCACCAG GGTCTGTGCGGCCCGATCTCGCCAAGGAGGCGGAGCCAAAAGGGACAGAAGCCCAGGCCAAGACGGAGCAGCCCCCCGGCCAGGAACCCAAGACCCCAtcg AAGAGGCCCGCCCTGCAGGACACGAGGCGTTGCCACGTCAACTCCACCACCGACCCGGAAGACGACCAGAGTTAG
- the LOC132470114 gene encoding rap1 GTPase-activating protein 1-like isoform X6 gives MDRGLSLGPRRESFSDTLLRKVQHIWKQDGRIPRLSDRVEPSPACFGPPSSPLSIPKTEEDYIPYPSVHEVLGRTSPFPLILLPQFGGYWIEGTNHEPRIPPDTEQPLPATPTGAGGSNIKLETNSLAKTYRKQFMGKEHFNYYTMDAVLGQLVFSLKYDVIGDQEHLRLMLRTKFKTHHDVIPISCLTEFPNVVQMAKLVCEEVNVDRFYPVLYPKASRLIVTFDEHVISNNFKFGVVYQKFSQTTEEELFGNMDESPAFVEFLEFLGQKIELHDFKGFRGGLDVTHGQTGTESYYTNFHNKEIMFHVSTKLPYTEGDSQQLQRKRHIGNDIVAVVFQEENTPFVPDMIASNFLHAYVVVQVENACSQDVTYKVSVTARDDVPFFGPALPDPAIFKKGPEFHEFLFTKLINAEYACYKAEKFAKLEERTRSALLETLYEELHLNTQAMMGLGGDDEKLENGAAAGGGGGFFESFKRVIRSRSQSMDAVGLTSKRSHTVSTSHSGSFTHNPAESPKAPGISLLVPGKSPGRYGRRGSAIGIGTIEESLIIPGKSPTRKKSGPFSSRRSSAIGIENIQEVQERSRDVSPNTQRTPDGSHMFQDAKEFSSNHSSPETTTARNSSALCCRAPSIPEAQDMSRSSSNASSFASVVEEHDGEPEVGDDYDTGLESLSSAGTPHKRDSFMYSSWTEDGFCSPGPGGGSPGSVRPDLAKEAEPKGTEAQAKTEQPPGQEPKTPSKRPALQDTRRCHVNSTTDPEDDQS, from the exons ACGGAGGAGGACTACATACCATACCCCAGTGTCCATGAG GTCCTGGGTCGTACGAGCCCCTTCCCCCTTATCCTGCTGCCCCAGTTTGGGGGCTACTGGATCGAGGGGACCAATCACGAGCCCCGGATCCCCCCGGACACAGAGCAGCCCCTGCCTGCCACCCCCACCGGGGCGGGGGGGTCCAACATCAAGCTGGAGACCAACAGCCTGGCTAAGACCTACAGGAAACAGTTCATGGGCAAG GAACACTTTAACTACTACACCATGGACGCCGTCCTGGGACAGCTGGTGTTCTCCCTGAAGTATGACGTCATCGGGGACCAGGAGCACCTGAGGCTGATGCTCAG GACCAAGTTCAAAACCCACCACGACGTCATCCCCATCTCCTGCCTGACCGAGTTCCCCAACGTGGTTCAGATGGCCAAG CTTGTTTGTGAGGAGGTGAATGTGGATCGATTCTACCCGGTTCTGTACCCGAAG GCCTCCAGACTCATCGTCACGTTTGACGAGCACGTTATCAGCAACAACTTCAAGTTCGGCGTGGTCTATCAGAAGTTCAGCCAG ACCACCGAAGAAGAACTCTTTGGGAACATGGATGAAAGTCCTGCCTTTGTGGAGTTCCTGGAGTTTCTGGGCCAGAAGATTGAGCTCCATGATTTCAAAGG GTTCCGTGGTGGTCTGGACGTCACCCACGGGCAGACAGGGACCGAGTCGTATTACACTAACTTCCACAACAAGGAGATCATGTTCCATGTTTCCACCAAGCTGCCCTACACAGAGGGAGACTCACAGCAG TTGCAGAGGAAGAGGCACATAGGAAATGATATCGTGGCGGTGGTGTTCCAGGAGGAGAACACGCCCTTTGTCCCGGACATGATAGCCTCCAACTTCCTGCACGCCTacgtggtggtgcaggtggagaACGCCTGCAGCCAAGATGTCACCTATAAG GTGTCGGTGACGGCCCGAGATGACGTACCGTTCTTTGGACCCGCCCTGCCCGACCCGGCCATCTTcaaaaag GGCCCGGAGTTCCATGAGTTCCTCTTCACCAAGCTCATTAATGCGGAGTATGCGTGCTACAAGGCGGAGAAGTTTGCCAAGCTCGAG gagcgGACACGCTCGGCCCTGCTGGAGACCCTGTACGAGGAGCTGCACCTGAACACCCAGGCCATGATGGGACTGGGGGGCGACGACGAGAAGCTGGAGAACGGGGCcgcagcggggggaggggggggcttctTCGAGTCCTTTAAG AGGGTGATTCGCAGCAGGAGCCAGTCTATGGACGCCGTGGGGCTCACTAGCAAGCGGTCACACACTGTCTCCACTAGTCACAGCGGCAGCTTTACCCACAATCCCGCTGAGAGCCCCAAAGCCCCAGGGATA TCATTGCTTGTCCCCGGCAAAAGCCCCGGTAGATACGGACGTCGCGGCAGTGCCATAGGGATAGGCACCATAGAAGAG TCCCTGATCATTCCAGGGAAGAGCCCCACCAGGAAGAAGTCGGGACCCTTCAGCTCGCGCCGCAGCAGTGCCATCGGCATCGAGAACATCCAGGAGGtgcaggagaggag TCGGGACGTTTCCCCCAACACACAGAGGACTCCAGATGGTAGCCATATGTTCCAGGACGCCAAAGAGTTCTCCTCCAATCACAGCTCTCCAGAGACAACCACAGCCAGGAACAG CTCTGCTCTGTGCTGCAGGGCTCCTTCCATCCCGGAGGCCCAGGACatgtcccgctcctcctccaacgCCAGCAGCTTCGCCAGCGTGGTGGAGGAACACGACGGAGAACCAGAGGTCGGGGACGACTACGACACGGGACTG GAGAGCCTGTCCTCGGCTGGGACGCCCCACAAGAGGGACTCCTTCATGTACAGCTCCTGGACCGAGGACGGCTTCTGCAGCCCCGGCCCGGGGGGAGGGTCACCAG GGTCTGTGCGGCCCGATCTCGCCAAGGAGGCGGAGCCAAAAGGGACAGAAGCCCAGGCCAAGACGGAGCAGCCCCCCGGCCAGGAACCCAAGACCCCAtcg AAGAGGCCCGCCCTGCAGGACACGAGGCGTTGCCACGTCAACTCCACCACCGACCCGGAAGACGACCAGAGTTAG
- the LOC132470114 gene encoding rap1 GTPase-activating protein 1-like isoform X1 — protein MSQRRRSCTFGAYGGVHNTPSRTRSLWKQDGRIPRLSDRVEPSPACFGPPSSPLSIPKASRMDEQRCTLPPPLKTEEDYIPYPSVHEVLGRTSPFPLILLPQFGGYWIEGTNHEPRIPPDTEQPLPATPTGAGGSNIKLETNSLAKTYRKQFMGKEHFNYYTMDAVLGQLVFSLKYDVIGDQEHLRLMLRTKFKTHHDVIPISCLTEFPNVVQMAKLVCEEVNVDRFYPVLYPKASRLIVTFDEHVISNNFKFGVVYQKFSQTTEEELFGNMDESPAFVEFLEFLGQKIELHDFKGFRGGLDVTHGQTGTESYYTNFHNKEIMFHVSTKLPYTEGDSQQLQRKRHIGNDIVAVVFQEENTPFVPDMIASNFLHAYVVVQVENACSQDVTYKVSVTARDDVPFFGPALPDPAIFKKGPEFHEFLFTKLINAEYACYKAEKFAKLEERTRSALLETLYEELHLNTQAMMGLGGDDEKLENGAAAGGGGGFFESFKRVIRSRSQSMDAVGLTSKRSHTVSTSHSGSFTHNPAESPKAPGISLLVPGKSPGRYGRRGSAIGIGTIEESLIIPGKSPTRKKSGPFSSRRSSAIGIENIQEVQERSRDVSPNTQRTPDGSHMFQDAKEFSSNHSSPETTTARNSSALCCRAPSIPEAQDMSRSSSNASSFASVVEEHDGEPEVGDDYDTGLESLSSAGTPHKRDSFMYSSWTEDGFCSPGPGGGSPGSVRPDLAKEAEPKGTEAQAKTEQPPGQEPKTPSKRPALQDTRRCHVNSTTDPEDDQS, from the exons GCTAGCAGGATGGACGAGCAACGctgcaccctccctccccccctcaaa ACGGAGGAGGACTACATACCATACCCCAGTGTCCATGAG GTCCTGGGTCGTACGAGCCCCTTCCCCCTTATCCTGCTGCCCCAGTTTGGGGGCTACTGGATCGAGGGGACCAATCACGAGCCCCGGATCCCCCCGGACACAGAGCAGCCCCTGCCTGCCACCCCCACCGGGGCGGGGGGGTCCAACATCAAGCTGGAGACCAACAGCCTGGCTAAGACCTACAGGAAACAGTTCATGGGCAAG GAACACTTTAACTACTACACCATGGACGCCGTCCTGGGACAGCTGGTGTTCTCCCTGAAGTATGACGTCATCGGGGACCAGGAGCACCTGAGGCTGATGCTCAG GACCAAGTTCAAAACCCACCACGACGTCATCCCCATCTCCTGCCTGACCGAGTTCCCCAACGTGGTTCAGATGGCCAAG CTTGTTTGTGAGGAGGTGAATGTGGATCGATTCTACCCGGTTCTGTACCCGAAG GCCTCCAGACTCATCGTCACGTTTGACGAGCACGTTATCAGCAACAACTTCAAGTTCGGCGTGGTCTATCAGAAGTTCAGCCAG ACCACCGAAGAAGAACTCTTTGGGAACATGGATGAAAGTCCTGCCTTTGTGGAGTTCCTGGAGTTTCTGGGCCAGAAGATTGAGCTCCATGATTTCAAAGG GTTCCGTGGTGGTCTGGACGTCACCCACGGGCAGACAGGGACCGAGTCGTATTACACTAACTTCCACAACAAGGAGATCATGTTCCATGTTTCCACCAAGCTGCCCTACACAGAGGGAGACTCACAGCAG TTGCAGAGGAAGAGGCACATAGGAAATGATATCGTGGCGGTGGTGTTCCAGGAGGAGAACACGCCCTTTGTCCCGGACATGATAGCCTCCAACTTCCTGCACGCCTacgtggtggtgcaggtggagaACGCCTGCAGCCAAGATGTCACCTATAAG GTGTCGGTGACGGCCCGAGATGACGTACCGTTCTTTGGACCCGCCCTGCCCGACCCGGCCATCTTcaaaaag GGCCCGGAGTTCCATGAGTTCCTCTTCACCAAGCTCATTAATGCGGAGTATGCGTGCTACAAGGCGGAGAAGTTTGCCAAGCTCGAG gagcgGACACGCTCGGCCCTGCTGGAGACCCTGTACGAGGAGCTGCACCTGAACACCCAGGCCATGATGGGACTGGGGGGCGACGACGAGAAGCTGGAGAACGGGGCcgcagcggggggaggggggggcttctTCGAGTCCTTTAAG AGGGTGATTCGCAGCAGGAGCCAGTCTATGGACGCCGTGGGGCTCACTAGCAAGCGGTCACACACTGTCTCCACTAGTCACAGCGGCAGCTTTACCCACAATCCCGCTGAGAGCCCCAAAGCCCCAGGGATA TCATTGCTTGTCCCCGGCAAAAGCCCCGGTAGATACGGACGTCGCGGCAGTGCCATAGGGATAGGCACCATAGAAGAG TCCCTGATCATTCCAGGGAAGAGCCCCACCAGGAAGAAGTCGGGACCCTTCAGCTCGCGCCGCAGCAGTGCCATCGGCATCGAGAACATCCAGGAGGtgcaggagaggag TCGGGACGTTTCCCCCAACACACAGAGGACTCCAGATGGTAGCCATATGTTCCAGGACGCCAAAGAGTTCTCCTCCAATCACAGCTCTCCAGAGACAACCACAGCCAGGAACAG CTCTGCTCTGTGCTGCAGGGCTCCTTCCATCCCGGAGGCCCAGGACatgtcccgctcctcctccaacgCCAGCAGCTTCGCCAGCGTGGTGGAGGAACACGACGGAGAACCAGAGGTCGGGGACGACTACGACACGGGACTG GAGAGCCTGTCCTCGGCTGGGACGCCCCACAAGAGGGACTCCTTCATGTACAGCTCCTGGACCGAGGACGGCTTCTGCAGCCCCGGCCCGGGGGGAGGGTCACCAG GGTCTGTGCGGCCCGATCTCGCCAAGGAGGCGGAGCCAAAAGGGACAGAAGCCCAGGCCAAGACGGAGCAGCCCCCCGGCCAGGAACCCAAGACCCCAtcg AAGAGGCCCGCCCTGCAGGACACGAGGCGTTGCCACGTCAACTCCACCACCGACCCGGAAGACGACCAGAGTTAG
- the LOC132470114 gene encoding rap1 GTPase-activating protein 1-like isoform X2, producing the protein MDRGLSLGPRRESFSDTLLRKVQHIWKQDGRIPRLSDRVEPSPACFGPPSSPLSIPKASRMDEQRCTLPPPLKTEEDYIPYPSVHEVLGRTSPFPLILLPQFGGYWIEGTNHEPRIPPDTEQPLPATPTGAGGSNIKLETNSLAKTYRKQFMGKEHFNYYTMDAVLGQLVFSLKYDVIGDQEHLRLMLRTKFKTHHDVIPISCLTEFPNVVQMAKLVCEEVNVDRFYPVLYPKASRLIVTFDEHVISNNFKFGVVYQKFSQTTEEELFGNMDESPAFVEFLEFLGQKIELHDFKGFRGGLDVTHGQTGTESYYTNFHNKEIMFHVSTKLPYTEGDSQQLQRKRHIGNDIVAVVFQEENTPFVPDMIASNFLHAYVVVQVENACSQDVTYKVSVTARDDVPFFGPALPDPAIFKKGPEFHEFLFTKLINAEYACYKAEKFAKLEERTRSALLETLYEELHLNTQAMMGLGGDDEKLENGAAAGGGGGFFESFKRVIRSRSQSMDAVGLTSKRSHTVSTSHSGSFTHNPAESPKAPGISLLVPGKSPGRYGRRGSAIGIGTIEESLIIPGKSPTRKKSGPFSSRRSSAIGIENIQEVQERSRDVSPNTQRTPDGSHMFQDAKEFSSNHSSPETTTARNSSALCCRAPSIPEAQDMSRSSSNASSFASVVEEHDGEPEVGDDYDTGLESLSSAGTPHKRDSFMYSSWTEDGFCSPGPGGGSPGSVRPDLAKEAEPKGTEAQAKTEQPPGQEPKTPSKRPALQDTRRCHVNSTTDPEDDQS; encoded by the exons GCTAGCAGGATGGACGAGCAACGctgcaccctccctccccccctcaaa ACGGAGGAGGACTACATACCATACCCCAGTGTCCATGAG GTCCTGGGTCGTACGAGCCCCTTCCCCCTTATCCTGCTGCCCCAGTTTGGGGGCTACTGGATCGAGGGGACCAATCACGAGCCCCGGATCCCCCCGGACACAGAGCAGCCCCTGCCTGCCACCCCCACCGGGGCGGGGGGGTCCAACATCAAGCTGGAGACCAACAGCCTGGCTAAGACCTACAGGAAACAGTTCATGGGCAAG GAACACTTTAACTACTACACCATGGACGCCGTCCTGGGACAGCTGGTGTTCTCCCTGAAGTATGACGTCATCGGGGACCAGGAGCACCTGAGGCTGATGCTCAG GACCAAGTTCAAAACCCACCACGACGTCATCCCCATCTCCTGCCTGACCGAGTTCCCCAACGTGGTTCAGATGGCCAAG CTTGTTTGTGAGGAGGTGAATGTGGATCGATTCTACCCGGTTCTGTACCCGAAG GCCTCCAGACTCATCGTCACGTTTGACGAGCACGTTATCAGCAACAACTTCAAGTTCGGCGTGGTCTATCAGAAGTTCAGCCAG ACCACCGAAGAAGAACTCTTTGGGAACATGGATGAAAGTCCTGCCTTTGTGGAGTTCCTGGAGTTTCTGGGCCAGAAGATTGAGCTCCATGATTTCAAAGG GTTCCGTGGTGGTCTGGACGTCACCCACGGGCAGACAGGGACCGAGTCGTATTACACTAACTTCCACAACAAGGAGATCATGTTCCATGTTTCCACCAAGCTGCCCTACACAGAGGGAGACTCACAGCAG TTGCAGAGGAAGAGGCACATAGGAAATGATATCGTGGCGGTGGTGTTCCAGGAGGAGAACACGCCCTTTGTCCCGGACATGATAGCCTCCAACTTCCTGCACGCCTacgtggtggtgcaggtggagaACGCCTGCAGCCAAGATGTCACCTATAAG GTGTCGGTGACGGCCCGAGATGACGTACCGTTCTTTGGACCCGCCCTGCCCGACCCGGCCATCTTcaaaaag GGCCCGGAGTTCCATGAGTTCCTCTTCACCAAGCTCATTAATGCGGAGTATGCGTGCTACAAGGCGGAGAAGTTTGCCAAGCTCGAG gagcgGACACGCTCGGCCCTGCTGGAGACCCTGTACGAGGAGCTGCACCTGAACACCCAGGCCATGATGGGACTGGGGGGCGACGACGAGAAGCTGGAGAACGGGGCcgcagcggggggaggggggggcttctTCGAGTCCTTTAAG AGGGTGATTCGCAGCAGGAGCCAGTCTATGGACGCCGTGGGGCTCACTAGCAAGCGGTCACACACTGTCTCCACTAGTCACAGCGGCAGCTTTACCCACAATCCCGCTGAGAGCCCCAAAGCCCCAGGGATA TCATTGCTTGTCCCCGGCAAAAGCCCCGGTAGATACGGACGTCGCGGCAGTGCCATAGGGATAGGCACCATAGAAGAG TCCCTGATCATTCCAGGGAAGAGCCCCACCAGGAAGAAGTCGGGACCCTTCAGCTCGCGCCGCAGCAGTGCCATCGGCATCGAGAACATCCAGGAGGtgcaggagaggag TCGGGACGTTTCCCCCAACACACAGAGGACTCCAGATGGTAGCCATATGTTCCAGGACGCCAAAGAGTTCTCCTCCAATCACAGCTCTCCAGAGACAACCACAGCCAGGAACAG CTCTGCTCTGTGCTGCAGGGCTCCTTCCATCCCGGAGGCCCAGGACatgtcccgctcctcctccaacgCCAGCAGCTTCGCCAGCGTGGTGGAGGAACACGACGGAGAACCAGAGGTCGGGGACGACTACGACACGGGACTG GAGAGCCTGTCCTCGGCTGGGACGCCCCACAAGAGGGACTCCTTCATGTACAGCTCCTGGACCGAGGACGGCTTCTGCAGCCCCGGCCCGGGGGGAGGGTCACCAG GGTCTGTGCGGCCCGATCTCGCCAAGGAGGCGGAGCCAAAAGGGACAGAAGCCCAGGCCAAGACGGAGCAGCCCCCCGGCCAGGAACCCAAGACCCCAtcg AAGAGGCCCGCCCTGCAGGACACGAGGCGTTGCCACGTCAACTCCACCACCGACCCGGAAGACGACCAGAGTTAG